In a genomic window of Telopea speciosissima isolate NSW1024214 ecotype Mountain lineage chromosome 5, Tspe_v1, whole genome shotgun sequence:
- the LOC122661978 gene encoding gamma-glutamylcyclotransferase 2-1-like isoform X2, whose translation MVLWVFGYGSLVWNPGFDFDERVIGFIKDHKRVFDLACIDHRGTPANPARTLTLEDREGAICWGAAYCVRGGSEREKVAMEYLERRECEYDQFAHVDFYTVRSCYRIILVRYT comes from the exons ATGGTTCTGTGGGTTTTTGGCTATGGTTCGTTGGTATGGAACCCaggatttgattttgatgagaGAGTGATAGGCTTCATCAAGGACCATAAGCGGGTCTTTGATCTTG CATGCATTGATCACAGAGGTACTCCTGCAAACCCAGCAAGAACTCTGACTCTGGAAGACAGAGAAGGAGCCATTTGC TGGGGTGCTGCATACTGTGTTAGAGGAGGTTCAGAGAGGGAAAAAGTGGCAATGGAA TActtagagagaagagagtgtgAATATGATCAGTTTGCTCATGTAGACTTTTACACGGTGAGGTCATGTTATAGAATCATTTTGGTGCGATATACTTGA